The sequence below is a genomic window from Halarchaeum grantii.
CACCGATAGGTGGGGGGTTCGGCGTCGGGACGGCGCTCGCAGTCGGGGTCGGCGCGCATCTCGGGGACGACGGTCTCGCGGAGGAAGGCGACGCAGTCCGCTTCGGCCATCGTCGCGTAACGTGAGTCACTCATAGCGCTCGCGGCGGGGGTGCGGTGTTCTAAGCCCGCCGGTTTCAGTGGGTAGAGCCAGACGGTCAGAGCACAAATAGGTTGTCTTGTGTGGTTGTCCGCTACCAGACAACCACACAAGACGCGTTTTCGACGCTGTACGGCATCGAACGCATAAATCACATATCGCGATAGTAAATCGGGGCGCACGCGGGGCGGTCGAACGGGGACGCTATCGACCGGTCGAGAGGGAGAGCAGCGCCGCTACGGCGGTCGAGCGCGCGAAAAAAGGCGGGCGCGTCAGTGGACGGTGCGGTCGTCGCTGGTGTCGATGTCCTCGATGGGGTCGGCGTTCCCGCGCGTGACGTCGGGCGCGTCGTCGTCGCGCGCCGCCCACTCGGCGGCGTTCCGCAGGACCTGCTGAACCTCGTCCTGGTAGTAGACCGGATAGGTCTCGTGGCCGGGGCGGAAGTAGAAGATGCGGCCCTTCCCCCGGTGGAAGACACAGCCCGAGCGGAAGGTCTCGCCACCCTCGAACCACGAGTTGAAGACGAGGGCGTCGGGTTGCGGGATGTCGAAGTGCTCGCCGTACATCTCGGCCTCGGGCACCTCGAAGGACTCGGGGAGGCCCTCGGCGATGGGGTGGGCGGGGTCGGTGACCCAGAGGCGCTCGGTCTCGCCGGCCTCGCGCCACTTCAGGTTGCACGTCGTGCCCATGAGGGACTTGAAGATCTTCGAGAAGTGCCCGGAGTGGAGGACGAGCAGGCCCATCCCTTCCTCGACGACGTGGCGCTTGACGCGCTCGACGACGTGGTCCTCGACGTGGTCGTGGGCGGCGTGCCCCCACCACGTGAGGACGTCCGTCTCCGCGAGGACGTCCTCGGTGAGGCCGTGCTCGTGGTCGTGGAGGGTAGCGGTCTCGACGTCGAAGCCGCCCTCCTCGAGCGCGTCGGCGATGGCGGCGTGGATGCCGTCGGGATAGAGTTCGGCGACGGTGTCGTTCTCCTGCTCGTGGACGAACTCGTTCCAGACCGTGATGCGTGTCATGCGGTCACGGACGAAGCGCGGGCAGAAAAACGCACCTATCGCGCGTTCAGTCGCGCGTGACCCAGCGGACGGCGTTCGCGAGGAGGGCGCGGACGCCGTCGTTCGTGAGCGAGGCCTCGTCGTGGCCGAGCGAGGAGTAGAAGACGCGCCCGTCGCCGTACTCGTTCGTCCACGCGACCGGCATGTCGGCGTGCTCGGGGTGGTCCATGCGCGCGAG
It includes:
- a CDS encoding ThuA domain-containing protein produces the protein MTRITVWNEFVHEQENDTVAELYPDGIHAAIADALEEGGFDVETATLHDHEHGLTEDVLAETDVLTWWGHAAHDHVEDHVVERVKRHVVEEGMGLLVLHSGHFSKIFKSLMGTTCNLKWREAGETERLWVTDPAHPIAEGLPESFEVPEAEMYGEHFDIPQPDALVFNSWFEGGETFRSGCVFHRGKGRIFYFRPGHETYPVYYQDEVQQVLRNAAEWAARDDDAPDVTRGNADPIEDIDTSDDRTVH